One segment of Myxococcus xanthus DNA contains the following:
- a CDS encoding 2OG-Fe(II) oxygenase has translation MAARGSRKEADVVSTQKVTAGRSRPPGSVRAVKQVPERVADVDWARVSEELDARGCATLERLVTPAECDALAALYPEDAVFRSRVVMARHGFGRGEYKYFEYPLPDVVAGLRGALYPRLAPIANRWNTAMGIEVRYPESHAAYLERCHAAGQVRPTPLLLRYEADDYNCLHQDLYGEHVFPLQVAILLSEPGRDFTGGEFILTEQRPRMQSRAEVVPLRQGDAVVFAVHHRPVQGTRGVYRVNLRHGVSRIRSGQRHTVGVIFHDAA, from the coding sequence CACGCCCGCCCGGCTCGGTCCGAGCCGTGAAGCAGGTCCCGGAGCGGGTGGCCGATGTCGACTGGGCACGCGTTTCGGAGGAGTTGGACGCGCGAGGCTGCGCGACGTTGGAGCGGCTCGTCACGCCGGCCGAGTGTGACGCCCTGGCGGCGCTGTATCCGGAAGATGCCGTGTTCCGCAGCCGCGTGGTGATGGCGCGGCACGGCTTCGGAAGAGGTGAGTACAAGTACTTCGAGTACCCGCTGCCGGACGTGGTCGCCGGGCTGCGCGGGGCGCTGTACCCCCGGCTCGCGCCGATTGCGAACCGCTGGAACACGGCCATGGGCATCGAGGTGCGGTACCCGGAGTCGCATGCGGCGTACCTCGAACGCTGCCACGCGGCGGGGCAGGTGCGGCCGACGCCGCTGCTGTTGCGGTACGAGGCGGACGACTACAACTGTCTGCACCAGGACCTCTATGGGGAGCACGTCTTCCCGCTCCAGGTGGCGATTCTGCTGTCGGAGCCCGGGCGGGACTTCACGGGAGGCGAGTTCATCCTCACCGAGCAGCGTCCGCGCATGCAGTCACGGGCGGAGGTCGTCCCGCTGCGCCAGGGAGACGCGGTGGTGTTCGCCGTCCACCACCGCCCGGTGCAGGGCACGCGAGGCGTGTACCGCGTCAACCTCCGGCACGGCGTCAGCCGCATCCGTTCAGGACAGCGCCACACAGTAGGCGTCATCTTCCATGATGCGGCTTGA